The DNA window CGATGGTCAGGTCGGCATGTTCGGCGGCAGCTACGAGGGCTTCACCCAGTGGTCCGCGGCGAAGCGGGGACACCCGGCGCTCAAGACCCTCATGCCGTCGGTCCCCGTCGCCCCGGGCATCGACGTGCCCATGCAGGGCAACGTCTTCCAGAACTTCTTCTACAAGTGGCCCCGCTACGTCACGCTCGACAAGGGATTGGCGGATGCGGACTACTTCGATGGCGCACGCTGGGACGCGCTCGATGAGCGCTGGTTCACGAGCGGCGAGCCGTACCGCGCCATGGAGCGGCTGGACGGTCGCCCCAACCCCATCTTCCAGCGCTGGCTGAAACACCCGACCTACGACGCCTACTGGCGGAAGATGATTCCCTACCGCGAGGAGTTCGCCCGCATCCGCATCCCGGTCCTCACCACCACGGGCTACTACGACGGCTGCTCGTTGAGCGCGATGTACTACCTCACCGAGCACCTGAAGTACGCGAAGGACGCCGACCACACCTTCGTCATCGGGCCGTATGACCACATCGGCGGACAGCACGTCTCCAGCGATGAGCTGCTCGGCTACCGCATCGACCCCGCCGCCCAGCTCGACGTGGAGGCGCTTCGCTACCAGTGGATGGACCATGTGCTGCGCAAGGGCCCGCGGCCCGCGCTGCTCAAGGACCGCATCAACTACCAGGTGATGGGGGCGAACACGTGGAAGCACGCGCGCGACCTTGCGAGCGTGAGCAATGACTCGCTCACCCTGTACCTGGCGCCGTCACCTTCGGGGGACACGCACCTGCTGACCGCCCAGCCGCCCGCGCCGGGCACCGCGCTGCGCCAGCGCGTGGACTTCAAGGACCGCTCGGAGGGTGGACACTACGAGCCCAAGAAAATCATCGGCACCACGGTGGACGCACGCAACGGCTTCACGTTCGTCAGTGAGCCGCTCCCCGCGCCCGTGGAGTTGAGCGGCCTGTTCTCCGGACGACTCGACTTCATCAGCAACAAGAAGGACTTCGACTTCAGCGTGGTGCTCTATGAGCGCACGGCGAAGGGCGAGTACTTCTACCTGTCCTATCTGCTGACCCGCGCCAGCCACGTCGGCGACCGCACCCGGCGGCGACTGCTCGTGCCTGGGAAGAAACAAAGCCTGTCGTTCCAGAGCGGCCGGATGACCAGCCGGAAGCTCGAGGCCGGTAGCCAGGTCGTCATCGTCCTCCGCATCAACAAGCACGCCCAATCCCAGCTCAACCACGGCACGGGCAAGGACGTCAGCGACGAGTCCATCGCCGACGCGAAGGTCCCGCTCGACATCTCCTGGCTCGGCGGCAGCCGCGTGGTCCTCCCCCTGTGGAGGGAGCAACCGCCTGGGATATCCCCGGCCCCCGCTCCGTGAGGGCCGTCGCTGTCGCAGGCCCGATTGTGCTACCCATCCAGACTGCTCAAACACCAGGAGACACAATCGATGACGAGCAAAGGGGTCGCCGTCCTGGCCAAGGAAGTGGGGGACGATTGGAAGGAGCACGCGTACTACGAAGAAGTCGAGCGCTTCATGCCCGACGCCTGGAAGAGCCTCATCTGGCCCATCATCGGCGCGTGTGATTTCTCCTCCACCCTCGACCTCGCCGCGGGCCATGGACGCAACACGGAGTTCCTGCTGCCCCTGGCGCGCGGCCTTCACGTGGTCGACATCAACAAGGAGAACATCGACTTCTGCCGCCGCCGCTTCAAGGGTCGGGACGCTCACGTCCGCTACGTCGTCAACAACGGCTCCTCACTCTCCGCGCTGCGCAATGACTCGGTGACCCTCGTCTACTGTTTCGACGCCATGGTCCACTTCGACAGCGACGTGGTGCGGAACTATCTGCGTGAGTTCTTCCGCATCCTGGAGCCGGGCTCGCACGCGTTCATCCACCACTCGAACTACACGGGGAACCCCTGCGGCAAGTGGATGGACAACCCCAACATCCGCAACTTCATGAGCAAGGAGCTCTTCGCGCACTACGCCCACAAGGAGGGGCTGACTGTCTCGCTCCAGAAGGAGATTGAGTGGGGCGGGCATTCGGACCTGGACTGTCTCTCCCTCCTGCGCAAGCCCAATCCCCCTCAGCGCCTCAGCGGAAAGTACACGCGGCGCGACGGAATGCTCTTCGTGCTCGCGGGTGCGCACGAGTCCGTGAAGTTCTCGCTCGCCCGCCCCGGGACGCTCACGCTGGAGGCCCATGCCCATCCCTGGTGCGGACGGCTCGTCGTGAAGCAGGCGGGCCGGGTCCTCGCCACCTTCGATGTCCATGAGGAGAAGGCCCAGGCGAAGTCCTACGTCTTCGAGGCCTGGCCGGGCGAGCTCTCCTTCCACGCCGAGGACCGCGGAGGCGGCCGGGGCGAGGCCTGGGTGAAGAACATCGACATCCAGTGGAAGAAGACAGACGCGTCCCCTCGCTCCTGAGCAAGGGGCGTCACGCCACGCGCCTGGCCTCTGGCGCGTGGCGGCTTCACCGCGCCGGCCTCACGGCATGTACAGCTCGGCTTCTCCCTGGACGTTCTCGTAGCCCGTGCCGCCGGTCACCAGCACCTTGCCCAAGGGCAGCAGCGTGGCCGTCGCATCCTGGCGAGGTGTCAGCAGTCCGCTGGTGAGCGACCATCGCTCCGTCGCCGGGTCGAACACCTCGCTCGGCGAGAGGTAGAAGCGGTCTTCGAAGCCCCCGAAGCCCCCCGCGACCAGCACCTTTCCAGAGGCCAGCAAGGTGGCGGTATGGCTCCGCCGATTCTCGGTGAGGCTCCCGGTCGCCGCCCACTTCCCCGTCACCGGGTCGTAGAGCTCCGCCGTCCGCACGGACGCCACCTGCCCCGTCGTGCTGTGTCCGGCGACCACCAGCACCTTTCCCGACGCGAGCAGCGTCGCCGTGTGATTGCCGCGGGTGACCGCCATGCTTCCCGTGGCGGACCATGTCCCCGTCTGCGGGTCATAGAGCTCCGCCGACTGGAGCACGACGCCCGTGCCCGCGACAGAGGAGTACCCACCCGTCACCAGCACCTTCCCCGAGGGGAGCAGCGTCGCCGTGTGCTTCATGCGACTGGAGCCCATGGCGCCCGTGCGCTCCCACTTCCCTGAAGCGGGGTCGTACAGCTCCGACGAGGCGAGCAACTCGCCCAGGCCATTTCCTCCCGCGACGAGGACCTTGCCTGACTTCAGGAGCGTGGCCGAATGGAAGTGCCGGCCCCCCAGGAGCGTCCCTCCAGCGGACCAGGTCCCCGCGACAGGGTCGAAGACCTCCGCCTCCAACACGTTGCGGGTGCCGTTGTGGCCGCCGACGACCAGCACGCGCCCCGTGGGCAGCAACGTCGCCGTGTGGCGCTTGCGCGCCGCCTGCATGGGCGCCGTGCTGCTCCACTTGCCCGTCGCGGGCTCATACCGCTCCGCCGCCGCGAGAAAGACATCGGAGCCCGACGCTGACAGGTTGCTGCCGCCCAGCACCAGGACCTGTCCTGAGTCGAGGAGCGTGGCCGTGTGGTCCACGCGCTGGGTGAGCAGGCGGTCCGTGCTCGTCCAGGTCTTCGTCCCGGGGTCATAGAGCTCCGCGGACACGAGCGCGCCTGCTTCGCCCGCGCCTCCCACCAGCAACACCTTGCCGGACACCAGCAGGATGGCCTGGTGGCCATGGCGAGCCGTCACGAGCGGCACCGTCTGCGACCACGTCCCCGTCTCGGGGTCGAAGACCTCCGCCGAGGCCAGCGGCTTCTGGTTCGCATCGCGTCCCCCCGTGACGAGGACCCCGCCCGACGGCAGCACCGTCGCCGTGTGCCCGGAACGGGCCGTCGCCAGACGCCCGCTCTGGCTCGCCCGCCGATTCTCCACGTCAATCACCACCGACGAGCCGACCGCGCCCTGCGCATTCGCTCCGCCCGTCACCAGCACCTGGCCCGAAGGCAGCAACGTCGCGGTGTGGCCGACGCGGCCCTCGCCCGCCGAGTCCACCTGGGTCCAGGCCCCCGTGTCCGGGTCGTAGACATCCGCGCTGCCGGGATAGCTCCCACCGACAGTCATTCCCCCCGTCACGAGCACCTTCCCCGAGCCCACCACGGTGGCCACGGGATGGTCGCGGGCCACGCGCGCATTGCTCGTGGTGCTCCACTCCGGCTGCGCCCCCTGGGTGAAGATCTCCGTCGTGGCGATGATGTCCTTGCCGTCGGTGCCGCCCGTCACGAACACCTTCCCGCTGAGCAGGAGCACGGAGGCGTGCCCGTAGCGGCCCGTCGTGAGGGGCGTCATCGGGGTCCACGTGCGCGAGTCCGGATTGAACAGGTCCGCGTTCTTGAGGGCACCACTCGAACCGCGTCCCCCCGTCACCAGCACCAGGCCGGAGTCGAGCCGGACCGCGCCATGCCCCGTGCGCGCGGGAAGCAGCTCCACCGCGGGAGCCCACGCCTGGGCCCGGGGCGTATACAGCTCCGCGCGGCTCAGCGGAGTCCCCGCGGCCTCGCCTCCCACCACCAGCACATCACTGGAGTACAGCAGCGTCGCCGTCTGCCCGGTCCCCGCCGTCGCGAGCCGCCCCGTGTCACTCAGCGTCGGACACTCCGGCATGCCGAAGGCCAGGAACGTCGCGATGGAGCTGGCGTCCCGCGTGCTGCTCGCGGTGAGTGTGAGGGACGCGGCGGGAGGCGGCACGCAGTCTGGCGCCGTCCAGGTGATGTCCGATGTCGTCCCCGTGTCGCTCGGCGCGCCGAAGGTCCCCACGTTCGAGGACCAGGCGAAGCGAAGCGCGTCGCCCGCGGGGTCCTTCGCCAGGACACGCAGGCTCAAGGTCTTCTTCTTCTCGACGAACACCGCCTGGGCCGGCTTCTCCTCGAAGGTGGGAGCACATGCATCCGGATGGCTCTTGCACCAGACCTTCTGGTCCTCGTCGAAGTCGAAGCAACCCGCGAGGGCCCCCAGCACCCCCACGACCAGGGGCATGAACCGGACGGTCTTCATGGCCACCTCCCGGAGACGAAGGCGGAAGTGCCATCGGTTCCCAGCGAGAGCTCCACGTCCTGGGAGTTGGACGAACCGCCCCACAGGTACATCCCCGCGGCCACGCCCAGCCCCACCACCCCCGCGCCCGCGAGGACCGCGCTCACCGTCTGAAGTCCTTCCCCGCGCGACGCCGCGTCTTGCATCCCCTGGACCGTGCCCACGCCCCCGCTCGCACTCGTCAGGTTGCTGTGCTGCCCTCGCGCCATCAGCCACGTCACGCCCGAGCCCACCAGCAGACCGCCACCGATGGCCGCTGGCAGCCACGCCCTCGTGGGTGCACGCGGCGGCGGCTCCTCTCGAAGGGGAACAGGAGGGGCGGCCGGAGCCTTGATGATGGGCGGCGGAGCATCCTCTCCTCGCAGCGCCGCCGAGGCCTCCAGTTCTCGCTTCACCTGCTTGCGCAGCGACTCGAAGCGCTCGGAGACCTTGGGCGAGACGGTCAGCGGGAGCTTCGCGTCTGGCTGGAGGAACAGCGCGGCCTTGAAGGCCGCATCGGACGAGCTCGGCTCTCCGAGGTCCGCCTGGATGATGCCTTCATAGAGCGACAGCAAGGCGTCATCCACCGGGCCATGGGAGAGGCGCTTGCCCCGGGCTATCTGCTCCAATGCCTGCTCATATTGAAGGTCGTTGTAGAGGCGCTTCGCGGCAAGGACATACGGTTGCACCGCGTTCGACTCCTGCGCCCGTACCAGGCCCGGTGAAAAGCCACCGGCCAGCGTCAAGCACAGCACTCCGCCTCGAATGGAACGTGTCAGCTCGGAAGTCTTCATGGGCTCCATGGGCAATCCGCTCGTCGTGTAACCCCAGACGAAGACAGCCGTCCCACACATGCGGCCGGAGGCCCGGGGGACTGTCGGACACGCGACAGAGCCCCAGGCGGGAGTCCGCGCCAGGAGGGCGGACTCCCCCCTCGCAATGCCTCAGTAGGGCTTCTCGCCCTTCACCACCCCGAACGGCGACGCCTCCGCGAAGACCCCGTTCACCGTCGTGCCGCCATTGTGGATGGCGGGGAAGATGGGCTGCATGTTCTGGGGGAACCCGAAGGTGGGCTTCGTGAGCGCGTCGAGGCGGGCGCGCTGGTCGGCCGTCAACTTCACGTCGAGCGCTCCCACGTTGTCCTCCAGCTGCGACAGCCGCCGCGCACCGATGATGGTCGAGCTCACGCCCGGCTGGGACTGGACCCACGCCAGCGCCACGCGCGCCACGGTGCTCCCCTGCTCGCGAGCGATGACCTCGAGCGCGTCGACGACGGCATAGGTCTTCTCGCCCAGGGCCGATTCCACGAAGAAGCCACGGTCGCCCTTCTGCGTTCCCGCGTTCGCGCGGGTGTACTTGCCACTGAGCGCGCCACTCTTGAGCGGCGACCACGGCGTGATGCCAAGCCCGAGCTCGAGCGCCATGGGCACCAGTTCCTGCTCCACGCTGCGCTCGAGCAGCGAGTACTCAATCTGAAGTCCGACGAAGGCGGACCACCCTCGGAAGTGGGCCGTCACGTTGGCCTGGGCAATCTTCCACGCGGGTGTATCCGAGACACCGATGTAGCGGACCTTGCCCGCCCGCACGAGGTCCTCGAGCGCCGCCATCGTCTCGTCGATGGGCGTGTGGACGTCCCAGTTGTGCAGCCAGTAGAGGTCGATGTAGTCCGTCTGCAGGCGACGAAGCGAGTTCTCGCAGGCCGAGACGATGGACTTGCGGCCCGAGCCGCCGCCGTTCGGGTCCCCTGGGTAGAGATTCCCACTGAACTTCGTCGCGAGCACCAGCCTGTCCCGGCGAGCGGGGTGGCGCCCGACATGGTCGCCGAGAATCTTCTCGGAGTGGCTCTTCGTGTAGAAGTTCGCCGTGTCGATGAAGTTGCCGCCCAGGTCGATGAACCGGTCGATGATTTTCTGTGACTCCTCGACGCTCGTCCCCCAGCCGAGGTCTTCACCGAACGTCATGGCACCGAGACAGAGGGGACTCACGCGCAGGCCGGAGCGGCCCAGCGTCACGTAGTGGTTGAGCGGCATGGAGGGCTCCAAGGGGTGTTACATTGTGAAGAGGACGAACTAGTTCAATCTGGAACTTGGTTAATCCTGAACCAATTTCCGCGCAACGAGCCATGGCGAAAATCGACCCCGCGAAAATCTGGAGCCTCAACCACCGGCTGTTGATGTCGGTGATAGCCAGTGTCGCCTCCGACATCACCGCGCTGGGCGTCGAGACGAAGGAGCTGTTCGTGCTCTCGGAGGTGGACGACCACCCCTACCCCGCCGAGCTGGCGGCATCGCTCTGCATCCCCAAGCCCTCGGTGACGCTGTACGTGAAGCGGCTCGAAGCCGCGGGCTTCCTGCGTCGTGAAATTGATACCGCGGACCTGCGACGGCACCGGTTGGAGCTGACCTCGGCCGGCCGCAAGGTGATGCAGCAGGGCAACGCCCTCCTCTCCGAGGCCTTCGCCCTCAAGCTCGGACGCCTGAGCGCCGCACAGCAGGCGGAGCTGCGAGCCCTCCTCGAGCAGATGAGCTGAGAGGCTCGCGGGCGAATCGATTCCATCGGGGGGTGGCGCCGACGCATTCGCGGGCATCGGCGCCTGGCCCTCCATCCCAGGGGGAGCCCGCTACTTGCGGAACTCCACCACGGGCACGAAGCCGCCGTAGATCAACCGCTGGCCGTCATACGGCATGGGGTTGGTCTCCGGGGTGAGCCGGGGATCCGCCATCACCCGCGCCATGCCGGCATCGCGGGCGGCCTTGTCGGGCCACTCCACCCACGAGAACACCACCGTCTCGTCGTCCTTGGCCTGGACGGCCCGGCGGAAGTCGGTGACCTTGCCGCTCGGCACCTCGTCCCCCCAGCACTCGATGACCCGGAGGGCGCCGTGCTCGAGGAAGATGGAATCCCCCTTGCGCGCATGCTCGATGAACTTCTCCTTGTTCGCGTTCGGTACGGCGGCAACAAAACCATCGATGTAGGACATGTGAAGCTCCGGGGAAGGGGTTGAACGAGGAGGAGCGAAAACGCACCTCCTGGCCTGCGACGACCCAGAAGGACACAGATCGACACGGCGCCTCAAAAAGTCCACGGGGCCCCGCGGACGGGATGGGGCCCGGTGGGACGAGGCTGCACGGGCCTCGCCTGCGTCCCGGCGTTGCCCGTCTACTGCTGGGTCAGCGTCGAGAGGACGACCTGCTTGTGCTTCGGATACTTGGTCTCCAGCAGCTTGGTGAGGTCGTCTCCGAACGTCTGGTTCGTCCCATCCCCCTTGAAGACACCGTAGTTGGGGTCGAAGAGCGAATAGCTTCCGCCGGCGTCCACGTGCAGGGCGATGGAGTGCCCATCCGCGCCATCCTTGCCGTAGAGCCCAATCTCAAACAGGGCAGGGGTTCCCGCGCTGCCCACCTTCTGAGCCACGTCGGCACACGCCTCCGACCAGTTCAGCTTGTCGGCCGTGAGCAATCGCTTCGTGACGACGGTGAGCTCCACGCGGTGGACGTCCGCGACGTCCATCGAGAACAGCTTGCGCATGATCTGCTCTCCGGGCTTCCCCAAGAGGGGGACGCC is part of the Myxococcus landrumus genome and encodes:
- a CDS encoding CocE/NonD family hydrolase, whose protein sequence is MRHLLCLSLLVSTLAHAQPRDFAAPASTSAEALDRAIPALAREVMAVYQEQDTSTRLGHWFRLQLAAGDFGGAVASIQALRPLRETHAALKGTTFLQYEVHAKARLEQSTHGTPYAQALRAAFQQSFGTLDDLTALQATGMFRFDLERARGDLETAVEGARKSGRVALPQALELVRHYQVHRTYQALLAESAALWSEDDARRYVIEQDVRVPTPDGASVSAIVVRPRKATERLPTVMSFTIYANVFNRDEAMRSAAHGYVGVTANTRGKRNSPQEPVPFEHDGDDAIAVIDWVSRQPWSDGQVGMFGGSYEGFTQWSAAKRGHPALKTLMPSVPVAPGIDVPMQGNVFQNFFYKWPRYVTLDKGLADADYFDGARWDALDERWFTSGEPYRAMERLDGRPNPIFQRWLKHPTYDAYWRKMIPYREEFARIRIPVLTTTGYYDGCSLSAMYYLTEHLKYAKDADHTFVIGPYDHIGGQHVSSDELLGYRIDPAAQLDVEALRYQWMDHVLRKGPRPALLKDRINYQVMGANTWKHARDLASVSNDSLTLYLAPSPSGDTHLLTAQPPAPGTALRQRVDFKDRSEGGHYEPKKIIGTTVDARNGFTFVSEPLPAPVELSGLFSGRLDFISNKKDFDFSVVLYERTAKGEYFYLSYLLTRASHVGDRTRRRLLVPGKKQSLSFQSGRMTSRKLEAGSQVVIVLRINKHAQSQLNHGTGKDVSDESIADAKVPLDISWLGGSRVVLPLWREQPPGISPAPAP
- a CDS encoding class I SAM-dependent methyltransferase — encoded protein: MTSKGVAVLAKEVGDDWKEHAYYEEVERFMPDAWKSLIWPIIGACDFSSTLDLAAGHGRNTEFLLPLARGLHVVDINKENIDFCRRRFKGRDAHVRYVVNNGSSLSALRNDSVTLVYCFDAMVHFDSDVVRNYLREFFRILEPGSHAFIHHSNYTGNPCGKWMDNPNIRNFMSKELFAHYAHKEGLTVSLQKEIEWGGHSDLDCLSLLRKPNPPQRLSGKYTRRDGMLFVLAGAHESVKFSLARPGTLTLEAHAHPWCGRLVVKQAGRVLATFDVHEEKAQAKSYVFEAWPGELSFHAEDRGGGRGEAWVKNIDIQWKKTDASPRS
- a CDS encoding Kelch repeat-containing protein, whose protein sequence is MKTVRFMPLVVGVLGALAGCFDFDEDQKVWCKSHPDACAPTFEEKPAQAVFVEKKKTLSLRVLAKDPAGDALRFAWSSNVGTFGAPSDTGTTSDITWTAPDCVPPPAASLTLTASSTRDASSIATFLAFGMPECPTLSDTGRLATAGTGQTATLLYSSDVLVVGGEAAGTPLSRAELYTPRAQAWAPAVELLPARTGHGAVRLDSGLVLVTGGRGSSGALKNADLFNPDSRTWTPMTPLTTGRYGHASVLLLSGKVFVTGGTDGKDIIATTEIFTQGAQPEWSTTSNARVARDHPVATVVGSGKVLVTGGMTVGGSYPGSADVYDPDTGAWTQVDSAGEGRVGHTATLLPSGQVLVTGGANAQGAVGSSVVIDVENRRASQSGRLATARSGHTATVLPSGGVLVTGGRDANQKPLASAEVFDPETGTWSQTVPLVTARHGHQAILLVSGKVLLVGGAGEAGALVSAELYDPGTKTWTSTDRLLTQRVDHTATLLDSGQVLVLGGSNLSASGSDVFLAAAERYEPATGKWSSTAPMQAARKRHTATLLPTGRVLVVGGHNGTRNVLEAEVFDPVAGTWSAGGTLLGGRHFHSATLLKSGKVLVAGGNGLGELLASSELYDPASGKWERTGAMGSSRMKHTATLLPSGKVLVTGGYSSVAGTGVVLQSAELYDPQTGTWSATGSMAVTRGNHTATLLASGKVLVVAGHSTTGQVASVRTAELYDPVTGKWAATGSLTENRRSHTATLLASGKVLVAGGFGGFEDRFYLSPSEVFDPATERWSLTSGLLTPRQDATATLLPLGKVLVTGGTGYENVQGEAELYMP
- a CDS encoding aldo/keto reductase, which encodes MPLNHYVTLGRSGLRVSPLCLGAMTFGEDLGWGTSVEESQKIIDRFIDLGGNFIDTANFYTKSHSEKILGDHVGRHPARRDRLVLATKFSGNLYPGDPNGGGSGRKSIVSACENSLRRLQTDYIDLYWLHNWDVHTPIDETMAALEDLVRAGKVRYIGVSDTPAWKIAQANVTAHFRGWSAFVGLQIEYSLLERSVEQELVPMALELGLGITPWSPLKSGALSGKYTRANAGTQKGDRGFFVESALGEKTYAVVDALEVIAREQGSTVARVALAWVQSQPGVSSTIIGARRLSQLEDNVGALDVKLTADQRARLDALTKPTFGFPQNMQPIFPAIHNGGTTVNGVFAEASPFGVVKGEKPY
- a CDS encoding MarR family winged helix-turn-helix transcriptional regulator gives rise to the protein MAKIDPAKIWSLNHRLLMSVIASVASDITALGVETKELFVLSEVDDHPYPAELAASLCIPKPSVTLYVKRLEAAGFLRREIDTADLRRHRLELTSAGRKVMQQGNALLSEAFALKLGRLSAAQQAELRALLEQMS
- a CDS encoding DUF1428 domain-containing protein gives rise to the protein MSYIDGFVAAVPNANKEKFIEHARKGDSIFLEHGALRVIECWGDEVPSGKVTDFRRAVQAKDDETVVFSWVEWPDKAARDAGMARVMADPRLTPETNPMPYDGQRLIYGGFVPVVEFRK